In Triplophysa rosa linkage group LG18, Trosa_1v2, whole genome shotgun sequence, a genomic segment contains:
- the znf438 gene encoding zinc finger protein 438 has product MKTQEHRSSPLKTHMQSDTRPQSHVKGLQFRSIAPKAPAVVPSSAVLSCQPPSALPEASMAVSPKSILVPAQNYALMQVAGQEGTFSLVALPQTQQQQPIQKNLKLPIPRYQPVRSKSASEKANSKSTAKVLAATRIEQIPDPPSEQLVLIDAATSSEVCIAPLIPSSQTDQQVEQKSDESTLNNLCYPSGASKTTLVAPVNNLKTPIEGPVSSGSAITVLSPTIFSKAVQIIPSPPKGKLPILPYAKVKNSLLAPTNLANTLMSEQTVSRAKNRPKSYAKTTDCQDSNNTQLKKPPGKKRGRKRKTIEDVLAFEARKRRSLSFFRRRAPEKPLVCIQSSASPETLLDISKKYRSIRPKPVLLMETTLPQLVPLPSLSTSEKPDQEFVLGQQIAGKPLGAPVLDGKSGAAVYVGSHSLHRCPTCSRCFQFKHHLQSHMNSHSNLRPYVCPVCRKAYAHSGSLSTHMKLHHAESRPRKSLCCEFCEKSFGYVGVYFSHLREVHRVILTVEPSISQHEDNMPLEESSEADKQALERVDPVELQIKCGRCQAITPTFADMKLHLLYVHGEEVRRRDGSMTGGREAEDELVKHAAHYWRQLNEKRNLVHCGTCDEEFFSFSKFKRHLNSHHEGAKESQEEVGKEEHALRGLSKGVTLRVGSQFNCILCSKVFNKKQDVMEHWRAQHNCENPEILWDVLDCSWENMSIDGPNY; this is encoded by the exons ATGAAAACCCAAGAACATCGTTCCAGCCCTCTGAAAACACACATGCAGA GTGACACACGGCCCCAGTCCCACGTGAAGGGTCTCCAGTTTCGCAGCATCGCCCCCAAAGCCCCTGCAGTGGTTCCATCATCTGCAGTTCTGTCCTGCCAACCTCCCTCAGCCCTTCCAGAAGCATCCATGGCCGTCAGTCCCAAATCCATCCTGGTCCCTGCCCAGAACTATGCCCTCATGCAGGTGGCCGGACAAGAGGGGACCTTCTCATTGGTGGCCTTACCTCAGACACAACAGCAACAGCCAATCCAGAAGAACCTTAAACTGCCTATCCCCAGATACCAACCGGTGAGGAGCAAAAGCGCTTCAGAAAAAGCCAACAGCAAGAGTACAGCCAAGGTTTTGGCGGCCACACGGATAGAGCAAATTCCAGACCCACCATCCGAGCAGCTTGTTTTGATTGACGCAGCTACATCATCTGAAGTCTGCATTGCACCCTTGATTCCAAGTTCACAGACAGACCAACAAGTGGAACAAAAGAGTGATGAGAGTACACTCAACAATCTCTGCTACCCTTCCGGAGCCTCCAAAACCACTCTTGTTGCCCCTGTCAATAATTTAAAAACCCCAATAGAGGGTCCGGTCTCATCTGGCAGTGCCATCACGGTGCTTTCTCCTACTATCTTTAGCAAAGCTGTTCAGATCATTCCATCTCCCCCCAAGGGCAAGCTGCCCATTCTGCCCTATGCCAAGGTGAAGAACTCCCTCCTGGCACCGACCAACCTCGCCAACACCCTAATGTCAGAGCAGACTGTAAGTAGAGCCAAAAACAGACCGAAAAGCTATGCCAAGACAACAGACTGCCAAGACTCCAACAACACCCAGTTGAAGAAGCCTCCAGGCAAGAAGCGAGGGAGAAAGAGGAAAACCATAGAGGATGTTCTAGCCTTCGAAGCCAGAAAGAGAAGGTCCTTGTCGTTTTTCCGAAGGAGGGCGCCTGAGAAACCTCTGGTTTGCATTCAGAGTTCGGCCTCTCCGGAGACGTTGCTTGACATATCGAAAAAGTATAGAAGCATACGTCCCAAGCCAGTTCTGTTGATGGAAACCACTCTCCCACAACTTGTACCACTTCCTTCCTTGTCAACATCGGAGAAACCCGATCAAGAGTTTGTGTTAGGACAGCAGATAGCAGGAAAACCACTGGGTGCTCCTGTGCTAGATGGCAAAAGTGGAGCAGCAGTTTACGTAGGAAGTCATTCGCTTCATCGCTGTCCTACCTGCAGCAGGTGTTTCCAATTCAAGCATCACTTGCAGAGCCACATGAACAGTCACAGTAACCTCCGGCCTTACGTCTGCCCTGTATGCAGGAAGGCTTACGCTCACTCGGGCAGCCTGAGCACGCATATGAAACTGCACCACGCGGAGAGTAGGCCTCGGAAGAGCCTTTGCTGTGAATTCTGTGAGAAGTCATTCGGCTACGTGGGGGTCTACTTCAGCCATTTGAGAGAGGTGCACAGAGTCATACTCACGGTAGAGCCGTCCATCAGTCAACATGAGGACAACATGCCTTTGGAAGA ATCTTCAGAAGCCGACAAACAGGCCTTGGAACGTGTCGACCCAGTCGAGCTACAGATCAAATGTGGCCGCTGCCAGGCCATTACACCTACCTTTGCCGACATGAAGCTGCACTTGCTCTACGTGCACGGCGAGGAGGTGCGACGGAGGGACGGGTCTATGACCGGGGGGCGCGAAGCAGAGGACGAGCTGGTCAAACATGCAGCGCATTACTGGAGGCAGCTTAATGAGAAACGCAACCTGGTGCACTGTGGCACGTGCGATGAGgagtttttctcattttccaAGTTCAAGCGCCATCTCAACTCTCATCATGAAGGAGCTAAAGAGAGTCAAGAAGAGGTAGGGAAGGAGGAACACGCATTACGAGGTTTGAGTAAAGGTGTAACTTTGAGGGTGGGGTCTCAGTTTAACTGCATCCTTTGCAGTAAGGTGTTTAATAAGAAACAAGATGTTATGGAGCATTGGAGAGCACAACACAACTGTGAAAACCCTGAAATTCTGTGGGATGTACTGGACTGTAGTTGGGAGAACATGTCTATTGATGGGCCAAATTATTAa